Proteins encoded together in one Vibrio metoecus window:
- a CDS encoding ABC-F family ATP-binding cassette domain-containing protein, producing the protein MSLLTIQNLSHQVGDKVLYHNAHFTLHAGEHIGVIGHNGVGKSTLFKLLQAELLPDRGQIEWQRHVQIGYLDQHAQMNEQLTIREHLQSTFKALYELEAEMMSIYADPEQCVNSHALQRAAEIQTKLESHAFYTLDTQIEHVAQGLGIVQLGLNTQLKYLSGGQRHKVILAALLLQSPDVLLLDEPTNYLDTVHIDWLADYLNVFQGAFMVISHDRAFLNRIATTTCDIDHQQFYKYKGNIDKALTQKSRDQEAYTKQYQAQSKQIEKLEKFIAKNGAGVNASIANGRKKQLARIERLAAPEKQKSVAFSFKSAPCRAQEMLLTSELYIGYSRPLLPSLSFAIRRGEKMAVRGFNGIGKSTLLKTLIGQIPPLSGNIEQANGLKIGYFEQELKWSDLDATPVQLVKSVAHQSDDKTIRQHLAQFGLSGKMVLQPISSLSGGEQTKVKLCQLTLQPTHLLILDEPTTHLDNTVKSALKQALVRYSGTLIVVSHEEDFIHGWLDKTIDIQALTASTTTQA; encoded by the coding sequence ATGAGTTTACTGACAATCCAAAACCTCTCTCACCAAGTGGGTGACAAGGTTCTCTATCATAATGCCCACTTTACTTTGCACGCGGGCGAACACATCGGCGTGATTGGCCATAACGGGGTGGGAAAAAGTACCCTGTTCAAATTGCTGCAAGCGGAACTGCTGCCCGATCGCGGGCAGATTGAGTGGCAGCGCCATGTCCAGATCGGCTATCTGGATCAACACGCCCAAATGAATGAGCAACTCACGATTCGTGAACATCTGCAATCCACCTTCAAAGCACTGTATGAGCTTGAGGCGGAGATGATGTCCATCTACGCCGACCCTGAACAATGCGTTAATTCGCATGCTTTGCAGCGGGCGGCAGAGATCCAAACCAAGTTAGAAAGCCATGCTTTCTACACATTGGATACGCAGATTGAACATGTCGCGCAAGGTTTGGGAATTGTCCAATTGGGTTTAAACACGCAACTTAAGTACCTAAGTGGAGGCCAAAGGCACAAGGTGATTTTGGCGGCTTTGCTGTTGCAATCGCCCGATGTGTTGCTACTGGATGAACCCACCAACTATCTCGATACCGTACACATTGATTGGCTGGCGGACTATTTGAACGTATTCCAAGGGGCATTCATGGTGATCTCTCACGACCGTGCTTTTCTCAATCGTATTGCGACCACAACCTGCGATATTGATCATCAGCAGTTCTACAAATACAAAGGCAATATCGATAAAGCCCTAACGCAGAAAAGCCGCGATCAAGAGGCTTATACCAAACAATATCAGGCGCAGAGTAAGCAGATTGAAAAGCTGGAAAAGTTTATTGCCAAAAATGGCGCGGGCGTAAATGCCAGCATTGCCAATGGCCGCAAAAAACAGTTAGCGCGCATTGAGCGCTTAGCGGCTCCTGAAAAACAAAAATCCGTGGCCTTTTCTTTTAAAAGTGCACCGTGTCGTGCCCAAGAAATGCTGCTGACTTCTGAACTGTACATTGGCTACTCACGCCCGTTGCTCCCAAGCCTCTCATTTGCAATTCGCAGAGGGGAAAAAATGGCGGTGCGTGGATTTAACGGTATTGGTAAATCCACGTTGCTGAAAACACTGATTGGGCAAATACCTCCGCTCAGTGGCAACATCGAGCAAGCCAATGGCTTAAAAATCGGCTACTTCGAGCAAGAGCTTAAATGGTCAGATCTTGATGCCACGCCAGTGCAGCTGGTGAAATCGGTCGCTCATCAATCCGATGATAAAACGATCCGTCAGCATCTCGCGCAGTTTGGTTTATCTGGGAAAATGGTGCTTCAACCCATCAGCTCATTAAGCGGTGGGGAACAAACCAAGGTCAAACTATGCCAACTAACTCTGCAACCCACTCATCTGTTGATTTTAGATGAACCCACTACACATCTGGATAACACAGTGAAAAGCGCCTTAAAACAGGCGTTAGTCCGTTATTCAGGAACGCTAATTGTGGTCTCTCACGAAGAGGATTTCATACACGGCTGGCTGGATAAAACCATTGATATTCAAGCACTAACTGCTTCCACAACAACGCAAGCCTAA
- a CDS encoding DUF808 domain-containing protein, with protein MAGASLLTLLDDIATVLDDVAVMSKMAAKKTAGVLGDDLALNAQQVSGVAAEREIPVVWAVAKGSFRNKLILVPAALIISSIAPWLIMPLLLLGGLFLCFEGAEKILEKWLHPVPKQDTEQRAAAMMTEGLETESLATESVAEYEKRKIGGAIRTDFILSAEIIVIALGTVLGQSMLTQILVVSLIAVIMTIGVYGLVAGIVKLDDLGFYLQRQSKGQGLKASLGGVLVRFAPKLMKGLTVVGTAAMFLVGGGIVVHNVPTVHHALEPILNTVEAWPAVGALMPTLINGVIGVAAGSLLVAVMEVWHKLRG; from the coding sequence ATGGCAGGCGCAAGCTTATTGACCCTACTCGATGATATTGCGACGGTACTGGATGATGTGGCTGTGATGTCGAAAATGGCCGCAAAAAAGACGGCGGGTGTGCTGGGGGATGACTTAGCGCTCAATGCGCAACAAGTCTCTGGCGTGGCAGCTGAACGTGAAATTCCAGTGGTCTGGGCAGTCGCCAAAGGTTCGTTTCGTAATAAGCTGATTTTGGTTCCGGCAGCACTTATCATAAGTTCCATCGCTCCTTGGTTGATCATGCCTTTGCTGCTACTCGGTGGTTTATTCCTCTGTTTTGAAGGTGCAGAGAAGATCCTCGAAAAATGGCTGCATCCAGTCCCCAAGCAGGATACCGAACAACGCGCTGCCGCTATGATGACTGAGGGTTTAGAAACAGAAAGCTTGGCGACAGAAAGTGTGGCTGAGTACGAAAAGCGTAAAATTGGTGGTGCGATCCGCACCGATTTTATTCTGTCGGCAGAAATCATTGTGATCGCTCTCGGTACCGTGCTGGGGCAATCCATGCTCACGCAAATTCTGGTGGTCAGTTTGATTGCGGTCATCATGACGATCGGTGTGTATGGTTTGGTGGCAGGCATAGTGAAGTTGGATGATTTAGGTTTTTACCTGCAACGCCAATCCAAAGGCCAAGGACTCAAAGCCAGTTTGGGTGGTGTGTTAGTGCGTTTTGCGCCCAAGTTGATGAAAGGGCTGACGGTAGTCGGAACCGCGGCGATGTTTTTAGTCGGCGGCGGGATCGTGGTGCATAACGTGCCCACAGTGCATCATGCTCTTGAACCGATTCTGAACACGGTTGAAGCATGGCCAGCGGTGGGGGCGCTTATGCCGACCCTCATTAATGGTGTGATTGGGGTGGCGGCTGGTAGCCTCTTAGTGGCTGTGATGGAAGTGTGGCATAAACTTCGCGGTTAA
- the rlmC gene encoding 23S rRNA (uracil(747)-C(5))-methyltransferase RlmC encodes MQCEFFIQKRCTSCHQCAQPYSQQVENKDQQLRELIAPAMDVQWLPPVTSADTAFRNKAKMVVLGAAHAPILGIEDAQGQPLSLVTCPLYPQPMQELLAYLENWIRIAGIPPYNKLKKKGELKFILLTRSENSGQFMLRFVARSHAVLERIERNLPTLITAFPMIEVISVNIQPVHMARLEGEEEIFLTETQSLLEQFNDVPMVIRPKSFFQTNPQVAEQLYATARAWVREIAPTQMWDLFCGVGGFALHCAAPDTAVTGIEIEPEAIASAQRSAQMMGIDNLSFAALDSAKFSQSQMSAPELVLVNPPRRGLGSELTAQLEALAPKHILYSSCNPQTMVKDIAELASYQMIRVQWFDMFPHTDHAEVLTLLIRK; translated from the coding sequence ATGCAGTGTGAGTTCTTTATTCAAAAACGGTGTACCTCTTGCCACCAGTGTGCGCAGCCGTATTCCCAGCAAGTTGAGAATAAAGATCAGCAGTTGCGTGAGTTGATTGCGCCAGCCATGGATGTGCAGTGGTTACCTCCTGTCACCAGTGCTGATACCGCGTTTCGCAATAAAGCTAAAATGGTGGTGCTCGGTGCGGCTCACGCGCCGATTTTAGGCATTGAAGATGCGCAAGGTCAGCCTTTGTCGCTGGTGACTTGTCCGCTTTATCCTCAGCCGATGCAAGAGCTGCTCGCTTATCTGGAAAATTGGATCCGCATCGCGGGTATTCCGCCCTATAACAAGCTGAAGAAAAAAGGTGAACTGAAGTTTATTCTGCTCACCCGCAGTGAAAACAGCGGCCAATTTATGCTGCGTTTTGTGGCGCGCAGCCATGCTGTACTTGAGCGAATTGAACGCAATTTGCCGACATTGATCACGGCTTTCCCGATGATCGAAGTCATTTCGGTCAATATCCAGCCGGTGCATATGGCGCGTTTAGAAGGTGAAGAGGAAATTTTCCTCACCGAAACGCAAAGCCTGCTTGAACAGTTCAACGATGTGCCTATGGTGATCCGCCCGAAAAGCTTTTTCCAAACTAATCCCCAAGTGGCTGAGCAGCTATACGCGACCGCGCGTGCTTGGGTGCGCGAGATTGCGCCAACGCAAATGTGGGATCTGTTTTGTGGCGTTGGTGGCTTTGCGCTGCATTGCGCCGCGCCAGACACTGCTGTAACGGGCATTGAAATTGAACCAGAAGCGATTGCCAGCGCGCAACGTTCGGCGCAAATGATGGGGATTGATAATCTCAGCTTTGCGGCGCTCGATTCTGCCAAGTTTTCACAAAGCCAGATGAGTGCACCAGAGTTAGTGTTGGTCAATCCTCCACGCCGTGGTTTGGGGAGCGAGCTGACCGCGCAGTTGGAAGCGCTTGCGCCAAAACACATTCTTTATTCCAGCTGTAACCCGCAGACCATGGTCAAAGACATCGCTGAGCTCGCCAGTTACCAAATGATTCGCGTGCAGTGGTTTGATATGTTCCCGCATACGGATCACGCCGAAGTGCTGACCCTGTTGATCAGAAAATAG
- a CDS encoding DUF805 domain-containing protein, which produces MTPLLTAYLQAWKQYFDFSGQTTRDDFWWFMLTHLLVTLTVIGVEIATNNPGWLDLFYSLISFIPMLAILVRRLHDTQRSGWWAWVFVIPVIGPFWLIYLLVQPSSSHFTDKALLS; this is translated from the coding sequence ATGACACCTTTACTGACCGCCTATTTGCAGGCGTGGAAACAATACTTTGATTTTTCAGGGCAAACAACCAGAGACGATTTTTGGTGGTTCATGCTCACTCATCTACTGGTCACATTGACGGTGATCGGCGTGGAGATCGCCACAAACAACCCAGGCTGGTTAGATCTGTTTTACAGCCTCATCAGCTTTATCCCGATGCTCGCCATCTTAGTTCGGCGTTTGCATGATACCCAACGCTCCGGATGGTGGGCATGGGTATTTGTGATCCCCGTGATTGGCCCTTTCTGGCTAATTTACTTACTGGTTCAGCCCTCTTCCTCTCACTTCACCGATAAGGCGCTTTTATCATGA
- a CDS encoding helix-turn-helix domain-containing protein: protein MLMIPVPFVVSLMLLLLAVTLYLRLAEQAKSACLFLVLCAATTAVVGLRWTVDWPALRMAQPILASLIPVAAWCTFTRTHEKGLSRCYKHLFGPTLVLVSLLAQPFWSLPLDETLTAIYLFYGISLVRYSSQDALRIYVAFNHWENVKRAENIAGWMLLFSALIDSAMSLDFIYNQGRFSLYILTVGHVVLIPVLAFAVIVVGVSTSSTDEVANSELATSHEEKETLTDEGMPEARAQEIVALFDRQMRAKTHYLDPELTLSKLSRKLGIPAKQISAAVNQVHQKNISKLINEYRIDHALQALTKSEDSITQIFMNSGFQTKSNFNREFSRVTGMTPSDYRKQHRQI from the coding sequence ATGTTGATGATTCCAGTGCCCTTCGTGGTTTCGCTGATGCTGCTGTTATTGGCGGTGACGCTCTACTTGCGATTGGCTGAGCAGGCGAAAAGTGCTTGTCTGTTTTTAGTGTTGTGTGCGGCAACCACGGCTGTGGTTGGGTTACGTTGGACGGTCGATTGGCCCGCACTGCGCATGGCACAACCTATTTTAGCTTCCCTCATTCCTGTTGCTGCGTGGTGTACCTTTACTCGCACCCATGAAAAAGGCCTGTCGCGTTGTTATAAGCACTTATTTGGCCCAACTCTGGTGTTGGTGAGCTTGTTGGCTCAGCCATTTTGGTCGCTACCTCTGGATGAAACTCTGACCGCGATTTATCTGTTTTACGGGATTTCGTTGGTGCGTTATTCCTCACAAGATGCGTTACGAATCTATGTCGCGTTTAACCATTGGGAAAACGTCAAACGGGCTGAAAATATCGCAGGTTGGATGCTGCTGTTTTCTGCATTGATCGATAGCGCGATGTCTCTCGATTTCATCTACAACCAAGGGCGTTTTTCGCTGTATATTTTGACCGTTGGGCATGTGGTACTGATCCCTGTTTTGGCCTTCGCCGTGATTGTGGTTGGTGTGAGTACATCCAGCACTGATGAAGTCGCTAATTCGGAACTGGCGACCTCGCATGAAGAGAAAGAAACGCTAACCGATGAGGGGATGCCAGAAGCACGAGCACAAGAGATTGTGGCCTTGTTTGATCGGCAAATGAGGGCGAAAACTCACTACTTAGATCCTGAGCTGACCTTATCTAAGCTGTCACGCAAGTTAGGTATTCCCGCGAAACAGATTTCGGCGGCGGTTAACCAAGTGCATCAAAAGAACATTTCCAAGTTGATTAATGAATACCGAATTGATCATGCGTTGCAGGCGCTCACCAAGAGTGAAGATTCCATCACTCAGATTTTTATGAACTCGGGTTTTCAGACCAAATCGAATTTCAACCGCGAATTCTCACGAGTAACAGGGATGACGCCGAGCGATTATCGGAAACAGCATCGGCAGATCTAA
- the pyrC gene encoding dihydroorotase, whose translation MTTLTITRPDDWHVHLRDGDVLADTVRDISRYNGRALIMPNTVPPVTTTEMALAYRERIMAAQPQPHFEPLMALYLTDNTSPEEIRKAKASGKVVAAKLYPAGATTNSDSGVTSAKNIYPVLQAMQEVGMLLLVHGEVTTHEVDIFDREKTFLDTVLAPIVNDFPQLKIVLEHITTADAVTFVQKAGDNVAATITAHHLLFNRNHMLVGGIRPHFYCLPILKRATHQHALVAAATSGSKKFFLGTDSAPHAKGRKEAACGCAGSYTAHAALELYAEVFEKEGKLENLEAFASFNGPDFYGLPRNQETVTLTKQAWPVAESMPFGSDIVVPIRAGENIEWAVQ comes from the coding sequence ATGACAACACTGACGATTACACGCCCAGACGACTGGCACGTTCACCTTCGCGATGGCGATGTACTTGCCGATACCGTACGCGACATCAGCCGTTATAACGGCCGCGCACTGATCATGCCGAATACTGTTCCCCCTGTAACCACCACCGAGATGGCCTTAGCCTATCGTGAGCGCATTATGGCCGCTCAGCCACAGCCGCACTTTGAACCTTTGATGGCACTTTACCTCACCGATAACACTTCACCTGAGGAAATTCGCAAAGCCAAAGCGTCCGGCAAAGTCGTTGCAGCCAAGCTTTACCCTGCCGGTGCGACCACCAACTCGGATTCAGGCGTCACTTCAGCCAAAAACATTTACCCTGTTCTGCAAGCGATGCAGGAAGTCGGCATGTTGCTTCTGGTACACGGTGAAGTCACCACGCACGAAGTCGACATTTTTGACCGTGAAAAGACCTTCCTAGACACCGTGCTTGCGCCGATCGTGAATGACTTCCCGCAACTGAAAATTGTGCTTGAGCACATCACCACCGCCGATGCTGTGACCTTTGTTCAGAAAGCAGGCGATAACGTTGCGGCGACCATTACTGCTCACCATTTGCTGTTTAACCGTAACCACATGCTGGTTGGCGGTATTCGCCCACATTTCTACTGCTTACCGATTCTAAAGCGTGCTACCCACCAACACGCGTTAGTGGCAGCGGCAACCTCAGGCAGCAAGAAATTCTTCCTAGGTACGGACTCTGCCCCGCACGCCAAAGGCCGCAAAGAAGCCGCTTGTGGCTGCGCAGGTTCTTACACAGCCCATGCCGCTCTTGAGCTGTATGCCGAAGTGTTTGAAAAAGAAGGCAAGCTCGAAAATCTGGAAGCCTTTGCCAGCTTTAATGGCCCTGACTTCTACGGCCTGCCTCGCAACCAAGAGACCGTCACGCTCACCAAGCAAGCATGGCCAGTTGCGGAAAGCATGCCGTTTGGCAGCGATATCGTGGTGCCAATCCGCGCCGGTGAAAACATCGAGTGGGCTGTGCAATAA
- a CDS encoding hybrid-cluster NAD(P)-dependent oxidoreductase produces MSSGLLSQINVFPVKSLGGLALSSAWVEKQGLTFDRRFMLALSDGSMVTARKFPQMVLIKTALRHDGVLFSAQGHPSLTIRYADFKLQPVPAQVWADNFTAYTTTDEADDWFSKVLGIRVELLYSGEQSNRVREKVGHNVSFADGYPMLVISQASLDELNRRSPEFHSMDQFRTNLVVSGTEPFTEDSWKRIRIGEVEFEAVKPCERCILTTVEVKKGAFRPTKEPLRTLSQFRANERGGVFFGQNLIAKNEGMIRAGDPIEVLEYKEKEVYPDQGISHFTLTCVEREEIARDFVTFWLEPAKGIAPQYLPGQHLPIEMVIDGESVQRYYTLSSSPSRPGRLAISVKRIDGGRVSNWLQESLQIGTTLTAQHPAGHFHLDTTAPQPLLLLSAGSGVTPMLSMLRYLADHNQVDDVVFYHQCRSEQDIPCRAELDALAKQHTGLTLIYALTQPSAEWQGEHGRLALSHIKHIPDLPARQVFVCGPDGFMQKAKNLLLKQGVAESAYHQEAFGAVHVAPREKKDVKLSFNGIQVSADNQKTLLEHAEDAGVKIPNSCRAGICGACKVKVKSGLVEQPKVPALMDHERSMGMALACCSVADTDLDVEF; encoded by the coding sequence ATGTCGTCTGGACTCTTATCTCAAATCAATGTCTTTCCAGTGAAATCGTTAGGTGGGCTGGCGCTGTCGTCCGCTTGGGTAGAAAAGCAAGGCTTAACCTTTGATCGTCGTTTTATGTTGGCACTGTCTGACGGAAGCATGGTGACGGCGCGTAAATTTCCACAAATGGTGCTGATCAAAACCGCGCTGCGTCATGACGGTGTGCTGTTTTCCGCACAAGGTCATCCCTCTCTCACCATCCGTTATGCAGATTTCAAGTTGCAACCTGTACCCGCGCAAGTTTGGGCGGATAATTTCACCGCGTACACCACCACCGATGAAGCAGACGATTGGTTTAGTAAGGTATTGGGGATTCGTGTTGAGCTCTTATACAGCGGCGAGCAATCCAATCGTGTGCGTGAAAAAGTGGGTCACAATGTCAGCTTTGCAGATGGATATCCGATGTTGGTGATCAGCCAAGCATCGTTGGATGAACTCAACCGCCGCAGCCCTGAGTTTCATTCGATGGATCAATTTCGTACCAATTTAGTCGTTTCTGGGACAGAGCCCTTTACCGAAGACAGTTGGAAGCGTATCCGTATCGGTGAGGTGGAGTTTGAAGCCGTCAAACCTTGTGAGCGCTGTATTTTAACCACGGTTGAAGTGAAGAAAGGGGCGTTTAGGCCAACCAAAGAGCCGCTGCGTACTCTCTCTCAATTTCGTGCTAATGAGCGTGGTGGTGTGTTTTTCGGGCAAAACTTGATTGCCAAGAATGAAGGAATGATTCGAGCGGGCGATCCGATTGAAGTGTTGGAATACAAAGAGAAAGAAGTTTACCCAGACCAAGGTATCAGCCACTTCACACTGACTTGTGTTGAGCGCGAAGAAATTGCCCGCGATTTTGTGACTTTCTGGCTAGAGCCAGCCAAAGGCATCGCACCTCAGTATCTGCCGGGGCAACATCTGCCGATTGAAATGGTGATTGATGGTGAGTCTGTACAGCGTTATTACACGCTTTCCTCTAGCCCATCGCGTCCGGGACGTTTGGCGATTTCGGTGAAACGCATTGATGGCGGGCGAGTTTCTAATTGGTTACAAGAGAGTTTGCAGATTGGCACGACCTTGACCGCGCAGCATCCGGCGGGTCATTTCCATCTGGATACTACAGCGCCACAGCCTTTGCTGCTGCTTTCGGCTGGCAGTGGTGTTACGCCAATGCTATCCATGCTGCGTTATCTGGCTGACCATAACCAAGTGGATGATGTGGTGTTTTATCATCAATGCCGAAGTGAGCAGGATATACCTTGCCGAGCGGAGCTGGATGCCTTGGCAAAACAACATACTGGGCTGACGCTCATCTATGCATTAACCCAACCCTCGGCTGAGTGGCAAGGTGAGCATGGTCGTTTAGCCTTGTCGCACATTAAGCACATTCCGGATCTTCCTGCTCGCCAAGTGTTTGTGTGTGGCCCTGATGGCTTTATGCAAAAAGCTAAGAATTTGCTGCTCAAACAAGGGGTAGCCGAATCGGCTTATCATCAGGAAGCTTTCGGTGCGGTGCACGTAGCGCCGCGAGAGAAGAAAGATGTGAAACTCAGTTTCAATGGTATTCAAGTCTCTGCGGATAATCAGAAAACCTTGCTAGAGCACGCCGAAGACGCGGGGGTGAAAATACCCAATAGCTGCCGTGCGGGCATTTGTGGTGCGTGTAAAGTGAAAGTAAAGTCAGGTTTAGTGGAGCAGCCTAAAGTTCCTGCTTTGATGGATCATGAACGCTCGATGGGCATGGCTTTGGCTTGCTGCTCGGTCGCTGACACGGATCTGGATGTCGAGTTTTAG
- the mlp37 gene encoding methyl-accepting chemotaxis protein Mlp37: MKFSHKIVAASSVLLLATVALLSGSQYFKVRDEIRSMVSDSVDEIVDGVSKTTAEVINGRKSIAQYATSLIESNPEPDSVRTIISQPLIKNTFLLVGFGLEKDGSNINNDPSWNPGPTWDPRVRPWYKDAKNAGKLVITAPYADSASGEILVSVATPVKDRTTGQFLGSIFYDVSLAELAELVNEVKLFDAGYVFIVSKDGTTIAHPKKEFNGKPMSEFLGESKINVDTHQVIINGKPYAVSFSDVEGEDWYVGVVIDEEIAYAALDELQRSTLIFTVIALVISVFVLLFIVRVLMKPLDTLNDAIQNVASGEGDLTQRLSTNTDEEFAKLAIGFNTFTETLQKQLIQSKAIGAEILRGSESTSMTLQQSAEAMRSQLHELEQLATAMHEMATTSSDVANNAQGAASAAKEADEAAASGTDVVTKTTKAIDTLSATIDAAVDDVKVLESATANIETVLKVINDIADQTNLLALNAAIEAARAGESGRGFAVVADEVRTLAQRTQQSTTEIRNMIEKLQSGANAVAVAMSHSKDTATSAVNQAQGANEALEKIRLAIQQISDMNIQIASAAEEQSLVAEEINNNTVKIKDLSDQVAESADEANMSMQIQTENIREQDAILNKFKV; this comes from the coding sequence ATGAAATTCAGCCATAAAATTGTTGCTGCGTCGTCTGTACTTCTGCTTGCTACTGTTGCGCTGCTTTCGGGTAGCCAATACTTCAAAGTCCGAGATGAAATCCGCAGCATGGTTTCTGACAGTGTTGATGAGATTGTCGATGGCGTAAGTAAAACGACCGCCGAAGTCATCAATGGCAGAAAAAGTATCGCTCAATACGCCACTAGCTTGATTGAGAGCAATCCTGAACCCGATAGTGTGCGCACGATCATCTCGCAACCCTTGATCAAAAACACCTTCCTTTTAGTAGGATTTGGTTTAGAGAAAGATGGTTCGAATATCAATAACGACCCTAGTTGGAACCCAGGTCCGACTTGGGATCCACGTGTTCGTCCTTGGTATAAAGACGCCAAAAATGCCGGTAAATTAGTGATTACCGCACCTTACGCCGATTCCGCCAGCGGCGAAATTCTGGTTTCTGTCGCAACGCCAGTCAAAGACCGCACAACAGGGCAATTCCTCGGTTCCATCTTTTACGATGTCAGCTTGGCTGAACTCGCTGAACTGGTTAACGAAGTAAAACTGTTTGATGCGGGTTATGTCTTTATTGTGTCCAAAGATGGCACCACCATCGCTCACCCGAAAAAAGAGTTCAATGGCAAACCCATGTCAGAATTTTTGGGTGAAAGCAAAATCAATGTTGATACCCATCAAGTCATCATCAATGGTAAACCCTATGCGGTCAGCTTCTCCGATGTAGAGGGCGAAGATTGGTATGTCGGTGTGGTGATTGATGAAGAGATTGCTTACGCCGCGTTAGATGAACTACAAAGAAGTACGCTCATTTTCACTGTGATAGCCCTAGTGATCAGCGTGTTTGTTCTACTGTTTATCGTTCGTGTACTAATGAAACCTCTCGATACTCTTAACGACGCGATTCAAAACGTGGCTTCTGGTGAAGGTGACTTAACACAGCGTTTGAGCACCAATACCGATGAAGAGTTCGCCAAACTGGCGATTGGTTTTAATACCTTTACTGAAACGCTACAGAAGCAGTTGATCCAATCAAAAGCGATTGGTGCCGAGATCTTACGCGGTTCAGAATCCACATCAATGACGCTACAACAATCGGCAGAAGCGATGCGTTCTCAGCTTCATGAGTTGGAACAACTTGCCACTGCAATGCATGAAATGGCCACTACGTCATCAGATGTAGCCAATAATGCGCAAGGCGCTGCCTCTGCGGCAAAAGAAGCCGATGAAGCCGCGGCATCGGGAACCGACGTGGTGACCAAAACCACCAAAGCGATCGATACCCTTTCAGCCACCATCGATGCTGCCGTGGACGATGTGAAAGTGCTGGAAAGCGCGACCGCAAACATTGAAACCGTGCTGAAAGTGATTAACGACATCGCAGATCAAACCAACTTACTGGCGCTCAACGCAGCGATTGAAGCGGCGCGAGCCGGTGAATCTGGCCGCGGCTTTGCGGTAGTCGCCGATGAAGTTCGTACTCTGGCACAGCGTACTCAACAATCCACGACTGAAATTCGTAACATGATTGAGAAACTGCAATCTGGAGCCAATGCGGTTGCGGTTGCCATGAGCCACAGTAAAGATACGGCGACGAGTGCGGTCAACCAAGCGCAAGGCGCAAATGAAGCGTTAGAAAAAATCCGCCTTGCGATTCAGCAGATCAGCGATATGAACATTCAAATCGCCTCCGCTGCGGAAGAACAAAGCTTAGTTGCAGAAGAGATCAACAACAACACTGTCAAGATCAAAGACCTGTCGGATCAAGTTGCTGAATCTGCTGATGAAGCGAACATGTCGATGCAGATCCAAACGGAAAATATCCGCGAACAGGATGCAATCTTGAATAAATTCAAAGTGTAA